One Brachyspira suanatina DNA segment encodes these proteins:
- a CDS encoding BspA family leucine-rich repeat surface protein: MKKHKPLTKEELKNLVFTDGIKLSDVDTSLITDMSELFQKSQRKDFEGIEDWDTSNVENMSWMFRECFSFNQPLDKWDTSNATNMKGMFSLAKAFNQNINNWNVSKVEDMSYMFNACDLFNQPINDWDVSNVKTMEAMFHSALSFNQPLDKWNTSKVENMHEMFCRCKQFNQPLNSWNVSNVKTMEAMFYSADSFNQPLDKWNTKKLSKMYSMFKYTDSYDCYDSLANWDLNKVSDISDFCANYERFYEKLPLRLRVYMQAFYGSHKVYVPIENNEEYDDDEYDFISEEYDLVSRDYVTITKENVREVYNAISKDTNKKVMALKKKLETEYSKELSSVTDNYNFKTIEEVEKYVENNYNKKDDKKVSFINDNYKVLIKDKSREVENKVLKYIYLEYLVLKRDIKILTQVDNIVNLLDKESFVEFIKNIYNETNKETAAFIYGIYGGDKAIKNIYKKEKDSKLSLLIIKLNIESKYALRILHEIYSNTKKSEVRYEAYNLIDEVIKKMNISYNEFELRFSPDFSFNSKGEKVLNEDYKLILNSDYSLSLFDIKNNKELKKAPQNLPEDLKEEITKLRKEIPSFMKNTASLLAVLLASGEKYSYDIFKDIFINNAIMNRFASSLIWNLYDKDDNFVTTFRYSGDGSYSNCEDEEVKIDDNSFVSLASPIEMDDETINKWRKQLEDYEIAQPLQQLTIIKLDKDNLKNELEKIDNSEIAYGTFKAFGARYGMYTEYVGYDVVSSYSLKSKNGDTFSIYANVNSKTDFHDRVKIDIYFTNENGEEVSKRFIYTLLVLMIWDFRLTDLF, from the coding sequence ATGAAGAAACACAAGCCATTAACTAAAGAAGAATTAAAAAATTTAGTATTTACAGACGGTATAAAGCTTAGTGATGTGGATACAAGCCTTATTACAGATATGAGCGAGCTTTTTCAGAAAAGCCAAAGAAAAGATTTTGAAGGCATAGAAGATTGGGATACTTCTAATGTTGAGAATATGTCTTGGATGTTTAGAGAATGTTTTAGTTTTAATCAGCCTTTAGACAAATGGGATACTTCTAATGCTACAAATATGAAAGGTATGTTTAGTCTTGCTAAAGCTTTTAATCAAAATATAAATAATTGGAATGTTAGTAAAGTTGAAGATATGAGTTATATGTTTAATGCATGTGATTTATTTAATCAGCCTATTAATGATTGGGATGTATCCAATGTAAAAACTATGGAAGCAATGTTTCATTCTGCTCTTTCTTTTAATCAGCCTTTAGATAAATGGAATACTTCAAAAGTTGAAAATATGCATGAAATGTTTTGCCGCTGTAAACAATTTAATCAGCCTTTAAATAGCTGGAATGTATCTAATGTAAAAACTATGGAAGCAATGTTTTATTCTGCAGATTCTTTTAATCAGCCTTTGGATAAATGGAATACAAAAAAATTAAGTAAAATGTACTCAATGTTTAAATATACTGACAGTTATGATTGTTATGATTCATTAGCAAATTGGGATTTAAATAAAGTATCAGATATTAGTGATTTCTGTGCTAACTATGAAAGATTCTATGAAAAATTACCTTTAAGACTTAGAGTATATATGCAGGCATTTTATGGTTCTCACAAAGTTTATGTGCCTATCGAAAATAATGAAGAATATGATGATGATGAATATGATTTTATATCAGAAGAGTATGATTTAGTATCAAGAGATTATGTAACTATCACAAAAGAGAATGTAAGAGAAGTATATAATGCAATATCAAAAGATACAAATAAAAAAGTTATGGCATTAAAAAAGAAATTAGAAACAGAGTATAGCAAAGAGCTTTCATCTGTTACAGATAATTATAATTTCAAAACTATAGAAGAAGTAGAAAAATATGTTGAAAATAATTATAATAAAAAAGATGATAAGAAAGTTAGCTTTATAAATGATAATTATAAGGTTTTGATAAAAGATAAATCGAGAGAAGTTGAAAATAAAGTTTTAAAATATATATATTTAGAGTATTTGGTTCTAAAAAGAGATATTAAAATATTAACACAAGTTGATAATATAGTTAATTTACTTGATAAAGAATCATTTGTAGAGTTTATTAAAAATATTTATAATGAAACTAATAAAGAAACAGCAGCTTTTATTTATGGTATATACGGAGGAGATAAGGCCATAAAAAATATATATAAAAAAGAAAAAGATAGTAAACTTTCTCTTTTAATAATCAAATTAAATATAGAAAGTAAATATGCACTTAGAATATTACATGAAATATATTCAAATACTAAAAAATCTGAAGTACGTTATGAAGCTTATAATTTGATTGATGAAGTTATTAAAAAAATGAATATTAGCTATAATGAGTTTGAATTAAGATTTTCTCCTGATTTCAGCTTTAATTCTAAAGGTGAAAAAGTATTAAATGAAGATTATAAATTAATTTTGAATAGTGATTATTCTTTGAGTCTTTTTGATATAAAAAATAATAAGGAACTTAAAAAAGCACCTCAAAACCTTCCGGAGGATTTAAAAGAAGAAATAACAAAATTAAGAAAAGAAATTCCTTCTTTTATGAAAAATACTGCTTCTCTTTTGGCTGTTTTACTAGCAAGCGGAGAGAAATACAGCTATGATATATTCAAAGATATTTTCATTAATAATGCTATTATGAATAGATTTGCTTCATCTTTGATATGGAATCTATATGATAAAGATGATAATTTTGTAACAACTTTCAGATATTCAGGCGACGGAAGTTATTCAAACTGTGAAGATGAAGAAGTAAAAATAGATGATAATAGTTTTGTAAGTTTAGCAAGTCCTATAGAAATGGATGATGAAACTATAAATAAATGGAGAAAACAGCTTGAAGATTATGAAATAGCACAGCCTTTACAGCAATTAACCATTATAAAATTAGATAAAGATAATTTGAAAAACGAATTAGAAAAAATAGATAATTCAGAAATAGCTTATGGTACTTTCAAGGCTTTCGGTGCAAGATATGGAATGTATACTGAGTATGTAGGCTATGATGTTGTTTCAAGTTATTCATTAAAATCAAAGAATGGAGATACTTTTAGTATATATGCTAATGTTAATTCTAAAACTGATTTTCATGACAGAGTGAAAATCGATATTTATTTTACTAATGAAAATGGTGAGGAAGTAAGTAAAAGATTTATTTATACTTTATTAGTATTAATGATTTGGGATTTTAGATTGACAGATTTATTTTAA
- a CDS encoding BspA family leucine-rich repeat surface protein, translated as MKKYKPETKQELEQLVYTDGIKLYDVDTSLITDMSELFHNSTRKDFEGIEDWDVSNVEDMSYMFAHMSYDSYENRSKAKFNHNLNNWNVSKVKHMSFMFYYCQDFNQPLDKWDVSNVQDTFRMFDNCKKFNQPLNSWNVSNVTNMSGMFQVAENFNQPLDKWDVSKVTTMRAMFNYAKAFNQDISNWNVSKVEDMAYMFSICVNFNQPLNDWDVSKVKTMEGMFRNAFKFNQPLDKWNTSKVENMNQMFNEALKFNQPLNSWNVSNVKTMESMFRGSESFNQPLDKWDTKKLKTMFGMFDFAEGYNSFDSLANWDLNKVSEMSNLCFNRYEELPLRIKAYLQAFYGSYKDYLTITKENVKEVYDLISKDTNKKVLSLKKRLESEFSEELSSVTDNYNFNTIEEAEKYIEDNYNKKDDKKVSFINDYKVLIKDKSREVANKVLKYIYLEYLLLKRDVKKLVQIDNIVNLLDKESFINFAKNIYDETNKETAAFIYGIYGGDEAVKNIYKKEKDTKLSLLIIKLNMQSKYALRLLYEIYSNTKKSEVSYEADKLIDEVMEKMDISYNEFQLRYSYDFGFNSQGEKVLNEDYKLILNSDYSLSLFDIKNNKELKKAPQNLSEDLKEEITKLRKEIPSFMKNTASLLAVLLASGEKYSYDLFKEIFIDNAMMNRFASSLVWNLYDKDNNFVTTFRYSGDGSYSNCEDEEVKIDDNSFVSLASPIEMDDDTIDKWRKQLEDYEIAQPLQQLTIIKLDKDNLKSELEKIDNLEIAYGTFKAFGARYGMYTEYIGYDVVSSYSLKSKNGDTFSIYANVNSKTDFHDRVKIDIYFTNENDDGVSKRFIFTLLVLMIWDFRLTDLF; from the coding sequence ATGAAGAAATATAAGCCTGAAACAAAACAAGAATTAGAACAATTAGTATATACTGACGGAATAAAACTCTATGATGTAGATACAAGCCTTATTACAGATATGAGCGAACTTTTTCATAACAGCACCAGAAAAGATTTTGAAGGCATAGAAGATTGGGACGTTTCTAATGTTGAAGATATGTCCTATATGTTTGCCCATATGAGTTATGATAGTTATGAAAACCGTTCTAAAGCTAAGTTTAATCATAATCTTAATAATTGGAATGTTTCCAAAGTTAAGCATATGAGCTTTATGTTTTATTATTGTCAGGATTTTAATCAGCCTTTAGATAAATGGGACGTTTCTAATGTTCAGGATACATTTAGAATGTTTGATAATTGTAAAAAATTCAATCAGCCTTTAAATAGTTGGAATGTATCAAATGTTACAAATATGAGCGGTATGTTTCAGGTAGCAGAAAATTTCAATCAGCCTTTAGACAAGTGGGACGTTTCAAAGGTTACAACTATGAGAGCTATGTTTAATTATGCTAAAGCATTTAATCAAGATATAAGTAATTGGAATGTTAGTAAAGTTGAAGATATGGCTTATATGTTTAGTATATGTGTTAATTTTAATCAGCCTCTTAATGATTGGGACGTATCTAAAGTAAAAACTATGGAAGGTATGTTTAGAAATGCTTTCAAATTCAATCAGCCTTTAGATAAATGGAATACTTCAAAGGTTGAAAATATGAATCAGATGTTTAATGAGGCTTTAAAATTTAATCAGCCTTTAAATAGCTGGAATGTTTCCAATGTAAAAACTATGGAATCTATGTTTCGAGGTAGTGAATCTTTTAATCAGCCTTTGGATAAATGGGATACAAAAAAATTAAAAACAATGTTTGGAATGTTTGACTTTGCCGAAGGTTATAATAGTTTTGACTCATTAGCAAACTGGGATTTGAATAAAGTATCAGAAATGAGTAATTTATGCTTTAACAGGTATGAAGAACTTCCTTTAAGAATTAAAGCATATCTTCAGGCATTTTATGGTTCTTATAAAGATTATTTAACTATCACAAAAGAAAATGTCAAAGAAGTATATGATTTAATATCAAAAGATACAAATAAAAAAGTTTTGTCATTAAAAAAAAGATTAGAAAGTGAGTTTAGCGAAGAACTTTCATCTGTTACAGATAATTATAATTTTAATACTATAGAAGAAGCAGAAAAGTATATTGAAGATAATTATAATAAAAAAGATGATAAGAAAGTTAGCTTTATAAATGATTATAAGGTTTTGATAAAAGATAAATCAAGAGAAGTTGCAAATAAAGTTTTAAAATATATATATTTGGAATATTTGCTCCTTAAAAGAGATGTTAAAAAATTAGTACAGATTGATAATATAGTTAATTTACTTGATAAAGAATCATTTATAAATTTTGCTAAAAATATTTATGATGAAACTAATAAAGAAACAGCTGCTTTTATTTATGGCATATATGGAGGAGATGAGGCTGTAAAAAATATATATAAAAAAGAAAAAGACACTAAACTTTCACTATTAATAATTAAATTAAATATGCAAAGTAAATATGCTCTTAGATTATTATATGAAATATATTCAAATACAAAAAAATCTGAAGTCAGTTATGAAGCTGATAAGTTGATTGATGAAGTGATGGAAAAAATGGATATTAGTTATAATGAATTCCAATTAAGATATTCGTATGATTTCGGATTTAATTCTCAAGGTGAAAAAGTATTGAATGAAGATTATAAATTAATTTTGAATAGTGATTATTCTTTGAGCCTTTTTGATATAAAAAATAATAAGGAACTTAAAAAAGCCCCTCAAAACCTTTCTGAAGATTTAAAAGAAGAAATAACAAAATTAAGAAAAGAAATTCCTTCATTTATGAAAAATACTGCTTCTCTTTTAGCTGTTTTATTAGCAAGCGGAGAAAAATACAGTTATGATTTATTCAAAGAGATTTTTATTGATAATGCTATGATGAATAGATTTGCTTCATCTTTGGTATGGAATCTATATGACAAAGATAATAATTTTGTAACTACTTTCAGATATTCAGGCGACGGAAGTTATTCAAACTGTGAAGATGAAGAAGTAAAAATCGATGATAATAGTTTTGTAAGTTTAGCAAGCCCTATAGAAATGGACGATGACACTATAGATAAATGGAGAAAACAGCTTGAAGATTATGAAATAGCACAGCCTTTACAGCAATTAACTATTATAAAATTAGATAAAGATAATTTGAAAAGCGAATTAGAAAAAATAGATAATTTAGAAATAGCTTATGGTACTTTCAAGGCTTTCGGTGCAAGATATGGAATGTATACTGAATATATAGGCTATGATGTAGTTTCAAGTTATTCATTAAAATCAAAGAATGGAGATACTTTTTCTATATATGCTAATGTTAATTCTAAAACTGATTTTCATGACAGAGTGAAAATAGATATTTATTTTACTAATGAAAATGATGATGGGGTAAGTAAAAGATTTATTTTTACTTTATTAGTATTAATGATTTGGGATTTTAGATTGACAGATTTATTTTAA
- a CDS encoding NAD(P)H-dependent oxidoreductase produces MNILVINGSPKGNNSITLQTLLFLEKLFIEHKFEFLNVGQKIKYYEKNFNEIKVAFEKADIIIFSYPVYTFLIPYQLHRFIELLKENNIEVKDKFATQFSTSKHFYDVTAHKFLEENCLDLGFKYIKGLSADMEDLMKKEGQDDAINFFNYLIFSIENNLYTQSINSKSKDKIIYKRRFNDNIENKDASKDVLILSNTSKDDENLINIIEDFKNIFPYKTRAINIREYNFHGGCLGCFGCAITGKCVYKDGFDDFLRNEIQKADAIIYAFTIENHYTHSSFKLYEDRQFCNGHRTVTEGMPIGYIISGDYDSEYNLQTLIESRAEVGGNFLTHIANDYNKDIYNELEKLSSVMKYAIDNKCTRPKNFYGVGGMKIFRDLIYVMQGLMKEDHKYYKKHNIYDFPQKQRMKMLQMKLVGALISIPSVQKKMKNKMNEYILMPYKKIIYNAKHK; encoded by the coding sequence ATGAATATTTTAGTTATCAATGGAAGCCCTAAAGGAAATAACAGCATAACATTACAGACATTATTATTTTTAGAGAAATTATTTATAGAACATAAATTTGAATTTTTAAATGTGGGACAGAAAATAAAATATTATGAAAAAAATTTTAATGAAATAAAAGTAGCATTTGAAAAAGCAGATATAATAATTTTTTCTTATCCTGTATATACATTTTTAATTCCTTATCAATTGCATAGATTTATAGAATTATTAAAAGAAAATAATATAGAAGTTAAAGATAAATTTGCAACGCAGTTTTCTACATCTAAGCATTTTTATGATGTAACTGCTCATAAGTTTTTGGAGGAAAATTGTTTGGATTTAGGATTTAAATATATAAAAGGGCTTTCTGCTGATATGGAAGATTTAATGAAAAAAGAAGGGCAGGATGATGCTATAAACTTTTTTAATTATTTAATTTTCTCTATAGAAAATAATCTATATACACAAAGCATTAATTCAAAATCAAAAGATAAAATTATATATAAAAGAAGATTTAATGATAATATTGAAAATAAAGATGCTAGTAAAGATGTTTTAATATTAAGCAATACTTCAAAAGATGATGAGAATTTAATAAATATAATAGAAGATTTTAAAAATATTTTTCCATATAAAACAAGAGCTATAAATATAAGAGAGTATAATTTTCATGGCGGATGTTTAGGCTGTTTCGGATGTGCTATAACAGGTAAATGCGTTTATAAAGATGGATTCGATGATTTTCTTCGCAATGAGATACAAAAAGCTGATGCGATAATATATGCATTCACTATAGAAAATCATTATACGCATTCTAGTTTCAAACTTTATGAAGACAGACAATTTTGCAATGGACATAGAACAGTTACAGAAGGTATGCCTATAGGATATATTATAAGCGGTGATTATGACAGCGAATATAATTTGCAGACACTTATAGAATCGCGTGCGGAAGTAGGAGGAAATTTTTTAACTCATATCGCTAATGATTATAATAAAGATATATATAATGAACTTGAAAAATTATCCTCTGTTATGAAATATGCCATAGATAATAAATGCACTCGTCCTAAAAATTTCTATGGGGTAGGAGGCATGAAAATATTCAGAGATTTAATATATGTAATGCAGGGGCTTATGAAAGAAGATCATAAATATTATAAGAAACATAATATATATGATTTCCCTCAGAAGCAGAGAATGAAAATGCTTCAGATGAAATTAGTAGGTGCTTTAATATCTATTCCTTCAGTTCAGAAGAAAATGAAAAATAAAATGAATGAATATATTTTAATGCCTTATAAAAAAATAATATATAATGCCAAACATAAATAG
- the fucO gene encoding lactaldehyde reductase — MARYILNETSYFGIGIRSELATEIKARGFKKALLVSDKVLDSCGVLKKVKDVLDGAGISYDTFLDIKQNPTIKNCKDGLAKYNESGADFLIAVGGGSVMDVAKAIGITKNNPDFADVKSLEGVAATKNKSVPIMALPTTCGTAAEVTINYVIINEEENRKMVCVDPKDIPIIAFVDAELMASMPNSLVAATGMDALTHAIEGYITKGAHTISDMFEYKAMQLISKHLRGAVKDKNMTDMDGMSIAQYVAGMGFSNVGLGIVHSMAHPLGAIFDIPHGVANAVLLPTVMEFNMPVCIDKYVDIAVAMGEKVDGLSKEEAAKLAVEAVRKLSKDVNIPANLRELKIKEEDLPRLAKDALADVCTGGNPRDVTLDDILALYKKAY; from the coding sequence ATGGCTAGATATATTTTAAATGAAACAAGTTATTTTGGTATCGGTATAAGAAGCGAACTTGCTACCGAAATTAAAGCAAGAGGATTTAAAAAGGCATTATTAGTTAGTGATAAAGTTTTGGATTCTTGCGGCGTACTCAAAAAAGTTAAAGATGTTTTAGATGGTGCTGGCATATCTTATGATACATTTTTAGATATTAAGCAAAATCCTACTATTAAAAACTGTAAAGACGGTTTAGCAAAATATAATGAATCTGGTGCTGATTTCTTGATTGCTGTTGGAGGCGGTTCTGTAATGGATGTTGCTAAAGCTATAGGTATTACAAAAAATAATCCTGACTTTGCTGATGTTAAATCTCTTGAAGGTGTAGCAGCTACTAAAAATAAAAGCGTACCTATTATGGCTCTTCCTACTACTTGCGGTACTGCAGCTGAAGTTACAATTAACTATGTAATCATTAATGAAGAAGAAAATAGAAAAATGGTTTGTGTTGACCCTAAAGATATACCTATAATTGCTTTTGTAGATGCTGAACTTATGGCTTCTATGCCTAACAGTCTTGTTGCTGCTACTGGTATGGACGCTTTAACTCATGCTATTGAAGGTTATATTACTAAAGGTGCTCATACCATTTCTGATATGTTTGAATATAAAGCTATGCAGCTTATTTCTAAACACTTAAGAGGAGCTGTTAAAGATAAAAATATGACAGATATGGATGGAATGAGTATTGCTCAGTATGTTGCTGGTATGGGTTTCAGTAACGTAGGACTTGGTATTGTTCACTCTATGGCTCACCCTCTTGGAGCTATATTTGATATACCTCATGGTGTTGCTAATGCTGTACTTTTACCTACTGTTATGGAATTTAATATGCCTGTTTGTATAGATAAATATGTTGATATAGCTGTAGCAATGGGTGAAAAAGTTGATGGATTAAGCAAAGAGGAAGCTGCTAAATTGGCTGTTGAGGCTGTTAGAAAACTTTCTAAAGATGTTAATATTCCTGCTAATTTAAGAGAATTAAAAATTAAAGAAGAAGATTTACCAAGATTAGCAAAAGATGCTTTAGCTGATGTATGTACTGGCGGAAATCCTAGAGATGTAACATTAGATGATATATTGGCTTTATACAAAAAAGCTTATTAA
- a CDS encoding L-fuculose-phosphate aldolase, translating to MSKNNRKDLSKSIIEACLNMRKDGVNQGTAGNISIRFKDGMLITPSGMPYEIMTPDDIVFVDENGNPEKDKIPSSEWRFHLSILKDNPNFNAVIHNHAVYSSMVSILNIDCIPAVHYMVGVAGGNKIPCAKYATYGTQELCDNISEVMKGYKACILKNHGLLAADETLEKAYHVMMEVENLARLYIGVRSIGDYNVLSDAEMEIVLAKFNNYGLNVQHKTKTKSKSKK from the coding sequence ATGTCTAAAAATAATAGAAAAGATTTATCTAAAAGTATAATAGAAGCTTGTTTAAATATGAGAAAAGATGGGGTTAATCAAGGTACAGCTGGAAATATTAGTATTAGATTTAAAGATGGAATGCTTATTACTCCTTCTGGTATGCCTTATGAAATTATGACTCCTGATGATATTGTTTTTGTTGATGAAAATGGAAATCCTGAAAAAGATAAAATACCTTCAAGCGAATGGAGATTTCATTTATCAATACTTAAAGATAATCCTAATTTTAATGCTGTAATACACAATCATGCTGTTTATTCTTCTATGGTTTCTATATTAAATATAGACTGTATACCGGCTGTTCATTATATGGTTGGGGTTGCTGGCGGAAATAAAATTCCTTGTGCTAAATATGCTACTTATGGTACACAGGAATTATGTGATAATATTTCTGAAGTTATGAAAGGGTATAAGGCTTGTATATTAAAAAATCATGGATTACTTGCTGCTGATGAAACTTTGGAGAAAGCATATCATGTTATGATGGAAGTTGAGAATTTAGCTAGATTATATATTGGTGTCAGAAGCATTGGTGATTATAATGTTTTATCAGATGCTGAAATGGAAATAGTATTAGCTAAATTTAATAATTATGGACTTAATGTACAGCATAAAACTAAAACAAAATCTAAATCTAAAAAATGA
- a CDS encoding rhamnulokinase, with product MYNELLKGMKKVVDMGIQPSSLGINSWGVDYGYIDKNGELLSNPINYRDIRTINTIKKLENIGLGAKELYNITGISCMPFNSIMQIYEDIKERSYIVNNAKYLLFIPDLFGYFLTGNISSEYTVSSTSQLIDINKKVWSEEILEKIHFDINKFPTFIEAGTKKGLLKKEIADYLGCKPFDIIAVASHDTASAVLSSPILDDNTAYLSSGSWSLLGVELKEPILTDEAFENGFTNEMGYNNTIKFLENINGLWIIQLLQKKYQISFNDIEKLARDNIKDDHRIDINDNRFYNPNDIEEEILNYFKDTNQDNVEKKSRSVIIASVYNSLADSYAKYIRSVKKLVNKDIKKLCIVGGGSRDKLICELTKERTNLNISIGPIECTATGNILAQFNSLGIVKDVKEMRKLVISSFEINEI from the coding sequence ATGTATAATGAACTTTTAAAAGGTATGAAGAAAGTTGTTGATATGGGTATTCAGCCTTCTTCTTTGGGTATTAATTCTTGGGGAGTTGATTACGGATATATAGATAAAAATGGAGAATTATTATCAAATCCCATAAATTATAGAGATATCAGAACAATAAATACTATAAAAAAATTAGAAAATATTGGATTGGGGGCTAAAGAATTATACAATATAACAGGTATATCATGTATGCCTTTTAATAGTATAATGCAGATATATGAAGATATAAAAGAAAGATCTTATATAGTTAATAATGCTAAATATTTATTATTTATCCCTGATTTATTTGGATATTTTCTAACTGGTAATATTTCTTCTGAATATACGGTATCTTCAACTTCTCAATTGATAGATATAAATAAAAAAGTATGGTCTGAAGAAATTTTAGAAAAAATTCATTTTGATATAAATAAATTTCCAACTTTTATTGAAGCTGGTACAAAAAAAGGTTTATTAAAAAAAGAAATAGCAGATTATCTTGGATGTAAGCCATTTGATATTATAGCTGTTGCATCTCATGATACTGCTTCTGCTGTATTGTCTTCACCTATTTTAGATGATAATACGGCATATTTATCTTCTGGTTCATGGTCATTGCTTGGGGTAGAATTAAAGGAACCTATATTAACTGATGAGGCTTTTGAAAATGGTTTTACAAATGAAATGGGTTATAATAATACAATAAAATTTTTAGAAAATATAAATGGGCTTTGGATAATACAATTGCTCCAAAAGAAATATCAAATTTCATTTAATGATATTGAAAAACTAGCAAGAGATAATATTAAAGATGATCATAGAATAGATATTAATGATAATAGATTTTATAATCCAAATGATATAGAAGAAGAGATATTAAATTATTTTAAAGATACAAATCAAGATAATGTGGAAAAAAAATCAAGAAGTGTTATAATAGCCTCCGTATATAATTCTTTAGCAGATAGCTATGCCAAATATATTAGAAGTGTTAAAAAGCTTGTAAATAAAGATATTAAAAAATTATGTATAGTAGGCGGAGGCAGCAGAGATAAATTAATATGCGAACTTACTAAAGAGAGAACTAATTTAAATATTTCTATAGGTCCTATAGAATGTACAGCTACAGGAAATATATTAGCACAATTTAATTCTTTAGGAATTGTAAAAGATGTTAAAGAAATGAGAAAATTAGTTATAAGTAGTTTTGAAATAAATGAAATATAA